The Agromyces sp. LHK192 genome includes a window with the following:
- a CDS encoding glycosyltransferase family 2 protein: protein MDFLPVAVIALIGVNTLLWASVGAARAIRLRLVPPAISPRSSSAVRRSRVAVLIPAHDEAAVIAATVRSARGQVPVDQIFVVSDGSSDDTARVASAEGANVIELAPNRGKAGAIVEAIARFRLVERFDAVLLLDADTRLDGRYLESGLPAFDDPGVVAVAGRATSILDPPSETLLGRLLVAYRERFYVAVQYLLKYGQAARSVNVVSIVPGFASMYRTGVLDRIEISAPGLVIEDFNMTFELHAKRLGRIAFHPGSAIARTQDPDRLVDYVKQMRRWTLGFWQTVRRHRVRPDRFWAALGLYMCELLVGSTVLLVMLALLVAFAATWIWASATGDPTPMATLASIVPPAVVVAGILVPDLLLTLVVVAITGSPGFLRYALAFPLVRAVDAVICIRTLVEAFRAGGTADGRWTSPLRRAQAASDPTAEPGSGGGPGREPGPGTAPGAGPSREAG, encoded by the coding sequence ATGGACTTCTTGCCGGTGGCCGTGATCGCCCTGATCGGCGTCAACACGCTGCTGTGGGCGAGCGTGGGCGCCGCGCGGGCGATCCGCCTGCGGCTGGTCCCTCCGGCCATATCGCCGCGGTCGTCGTCCGCGGTCCGCCGGTCCCGTGTCGCCGTGCTGATCCCGGCGCACGACGAGGCCGCCGTCATCGCGGCCACCGTCCGTTCGGCACGCGGCCAGGTGCCGGTCGACCAGATCTTCGTCGTGTCCGACGGGTCGAGCGACGACACGGCCCGGGTCGCCTCGGCCGAGGGTGCGAACGTGATCGAACTTGCCCCGAACCGGGGCAAGGCCGGGGCGATCGTGGAGGCGATCGCCCGGTTCCGGCTGGTCGAGCGGTTCGACGCCGTCCTGCTGCTCGACGCCGACACCCGTCTCGACGGGCGCTACCTGGAGTCCGGCCTCCCCGCGTTCGACGACCCGGGCGTCGTCGCGGTCGCCGGCCGCGCGACGTCGATCCTCGATCCGCCGTCGGAGACCCTGCTCGGCCGTCTGCTCGTCGCGTACCGCGAGCGCTTCTACGTCGCGGTGCAGTACCTCCTCAAGTACGGCCAGGCCGCGCGTTCGGTCAACGTCGTCTCGATCGTCCCCGGCTTCGCGAGCATGTACCGGACCGGCGTGCTGGACCGGATCGAGATCTCGGCACCGGGTCTCGTGATCGAGGACTTCAACATGACGTTCGAACTGCACGCCAAGCGCCTGGGACGCATCGCGTTCCACCCGGGTTCGGCGATCGCGAGGACGCAGGATCCCGACCGCCTGGTCGACTACGTGAAGCAGATGCGGCGTTGGACCCTCGGATTCTGGCAGACGGTCCGGCGCCATCGGGTGCGGCCGGATCGGTTCTGGGCCGCGCTCGGCCTGTACATGTGCGAACTGCTCGTGGGCAGCACTGTCCTGCTCGTGATGCTCGCGCTGCTCGTCGCCTTCGCGGCGACGTGGATCTGGGCCTCGGCGACGGGCGATCCGACCCCGATGGCGACCCTGGCCTCGATCGTGCCGCCCGCCGTGGTGGTCGCGGGCATCCTGGTGCCCGACCTGCTCCTGACGCTCGTCGTCGTCGCGATCACCGGAAGCCCGGGTTTCCTGCGCTACGCGCTCGCCTTTCCGCTCGTGCGCGCCGTGGACGCCGTGATCTGCATCCGCACGCTCGTCGAGGCGTTCCGAGCGGGCGGGACGGCGGACGGCCGGTGGACGAGTCCGCTGCGCCGGGCGCAGGCTGCGTCCGACCCGACTGCGGAGCCCGGCTCCGGCGGCGGGCCCGGCCGCGAACCCGGACCGGGCACGGCCCCGGGCGCGGGCCCGTCACGCGAGGCGGGTTGA
- the glmS gene encoding glutamine--fructose-6-phosphate transaminase (isomerizing) — translation MCGIIACRTESDAVGRLVAGLGVLEYRGYDSAGVAVLAADGSTAVFRTTKRVAALRGLVDAWEGPALGGVGIGHTRWATHGGVSVTNAHPHQDCARRISIVHNGIIENAEELAGALAARGHVFESEVDSEIIAHLVEEAVARGKDVRDALAAATACLHGSWAIVAMDARTGRLAAAAHRSPLLVGASDEGVCLASDASAFATWVDGFRVVGEHEVVAVGADVEWTTAGRPSRPPDLRPVVAYASRPLLGAHDRHMDLEIADQPAAAERAVGSVVDGIADGSLWRSLDLPRFDRVRVVACGTSLNAGEVIGGVVSGLGGGGFQSVVASEAAGAFVEPRTLTLAISQSGETADVLRAIDEGPADSPVLALVNNPDSTLARTVDAAVPCLAGPEVGVAATKTFVCQVLVGSAVMLSAMVDAGRLDRATARRLADELRHVPGRLARAADAAHVEDVVGEVRSAPGFLFLGRGAAVPYAAEGALKLKELSYRWAEAYPAGELKHGPLALVEAGTPVVVVDDGDVRLPSNIAEVRARGGRVITVGRIGSRIEAPVDVRLPWGPLEAVVPLQRLALGLAGALGLDADKPRNLAKSVTVD, via the coding sequence ATGTGCGGCATCATCGCGTGCCGGACCGAGTCGGACGCGGTCGGCCGGCTCGTGGCCGGACTCGGCGTGCTGGAGTACCGGGGGTACGACAGCGCCGGCGTCGCGGTCCTCGCCGCCGACGGAAGCACCGCGGTGTTCCGCACGACGAAGCGCGTCGCCGCGCTGCGCGGACTGGTCGACGCCTGGGAGGGTCCCGCGCTGGGTGGTGTCGGCATCGGCCACACGCGGTGGGCCACGCACGGCGGCGTGTCGGTCACGAACGCGCACCCGCACCAGGACTGCGCGCGCCGGATCAGCATCGTCCACAACGGCATCATCGAGAACGCGGAGGAACTGGCGGGCGCGCTCGCCGCGCGCGGCCACGTCTTCGAGTCCGAGGTGGACAGCGAGATCATCGCCCACCTCGTGGAGGAGGCCGTCGCCCGCGGGAAGGACGTCCGCGACGCGCTCGCCGCCGCCACCGCCTGCCTGCACGGCTCGTGGGCGATCGTCGCGATGGACGCGCGCACCGGAAGGCTCGCCGCAGCCGCCCATCGTTCACCGCTCCTCGTCGGCGCGTCGGATGAGGGCGTCTGCCTCGCAAGCGACGCCTCGGCGTTCGCGACCTGGGTCGACGGCTTCCGGGTCGTCGGCGAGCACGAGGTGGTCGCCGTCGGCGCCGACGTCGAATGGACGACCGCGGGCCGCCCATCGCGACCGCCCGACCTGCGACCGGTCGTGGCGTACGCGTCTCGGCCGCTGCTCGGCGCGCACGACCGGCACATGGACCTGGAGATCGCCGATCAGCCGGCGGCAGCGGAACGCGCGGTCGGCTCGGTGGTCGACGGCATCGCGGACGGCTCCCTCTGGAGGTCGCTGGACCTGCCCCGATTCGATCGGGTGCGCGTGGTGGCCTGCGGAACGTCGCTCAACGCGGGCGAGGTCATCGGCGGCGTCGTGTCGGGACTCGGCGGCGGGGGGTTCCAGTCCGTCGTCGCGAGCGAGGCGGCCGGGGCGTTCGTGGAGCCCCGGACCCTGACGCTCGCGATCAGCCAGTCGGGCGAGACGGCCGACGTGCTCCGGGCGATCGACGAGGGACCGGCAGACTCCCCCGTGCTCGCCCTCGTGAACAACCCCGACTCGACGCTCGCCCGCACCGTCGATGCCGCCGTGCCCTGCCTTGCCGGGCCGGAGGTCGGCGTCGCCGCGACCAAGACCTTCGTCTGCCAGGTGCTCGTGGGCAGTGCGGTGATGCTCTCGGCGATGGTCGACGCAGGCAGGCTCGACCGTGCGACCGCGCGGCGGCTGGCCGACGAACTCCGGCACGTCCCCGGTCGTCTGGCCCGCGCGGCCGACGCCGCCCACGTCGAGGACGTGGTCGGCGAGGTCCGCTCCGCTCCGGGGTTCCTCTTCCTCGGGCGCGGTGCCGCGGTGCCGTACGCGGCCGAGGGGGCGCTGAAGCTCAAGGAGCTCAGCTATCGCTGGGCGGAGGCCTACCCCGCCGGCGAACTCAAGCACGGCCCGCTCGCACTCGTCGAGGCGGGCACTCCGGTCGTCGTCGTCGACGACGGGGACGTGCGGCTCCCGAGCAACATCGCGGAGGTGCGCGCTCGCGGCGGCCGGGTGATCACCGTCGGCCGCATCGGCAGCCGGATCGAGGCGCCCGTCGACGTGCGGCTCCCGTGGGGGCCCCTCGAGGCCGTGGTGCCGTTGCAACGCCTCGCCCTCGGCCTCGCCGGCGCGCTGGGCCTCGACGCCGACAAGCCCAGGAACCTCGCCAAGTCCGTGACGGTCGACTGA
- a CDS encoding GNAT family N-acetyltransferase, translating into MAELRLEDLSASNIVAANQLSLKPGQEQFISPVTYSAESSVVDPATAWQRVALLDDRVVGFIHGNFDPENEHDFFRACIWRINVDAEVQGKGVGRFLATSLAEEAKRRGVDRITVLWEPDEEGPGAFFHRIGFRETGETAYGDVIGALEL; encoded by the coding sequence ATGGCTGAACTGCGACTCGAGGACCTGTCCGCATCGAACATCGTCGCGGCGAACCAGCTGTCGCTGAAGCCCGGACAGGAGCAGTTCATCTCCCCCGTGACGTATTCGGCGGAGTCCTCGGTCGTCGACCCGGCGACCGCGTGGCAGCGGGTCGCGCTCCTCGACGACCGCGTCGTCGGCTTCATCCACGGCAATTTCGACCCGGAGAACGAGCACGACTTCTTCCGTGCCTGCATCTGGCGCATCAACGTCGACGCCGAGGTGCAGGGCAAGGGCGTCGGCCGCTTCCTCGCGACCTCGCTGGCCGAGGAGGCCAAGCGTCGTGGAGTCGACCGCATCACCGTGCTGTGGGAGCCCGACGAGGAGGGGCCCGGCGCGTTCTTCCACCGCATCGGGTTCCGCGAGACCGGCGAGACCGCGTACGGCGACGTGATCGGCGCCCTCGAACTCTGA
- a CDS encoding nucleotide sugar dehydrogenase — protein MTSDPIVAPPAEAGPTVRALPRHGEEHRPETMPDDPIRGGRLPRIPRVVFDHDVAIVGLGYVGLPTSLTFHANGARVLGIDSDGRRLEQIRAGAADLLEFDRLRLATALRDDAGFAITDDAARLSGAAAVVVCVPTPIDEHLTPDLAILRAACGTVVEHAVAGQLIVLTSTTYAGCTHDFLVEPLARRGLIAGTDVHVAFSPERIDPGNAGFEHEDVPRVVGGATPACREAARALLSRSTRSVHPVESLEAAEMTKLLENTFRAVNIALANEFAEACAALGVSVTEVVDAAATKPYGFMPFYPGPGVGGHCIPCDPHYLLWQFRKSHLMLPLIEQAMSEIAVRPRRVAERAREVLADVGRPLAGARVLVVGISYKPDVGDLRESPALEIMDRLRAAGADVGYSDPFFASVRLRDGSVLEHVADGAAFEADLAILHTTHSGVDRSWLAAVPRVLDTTYRSVDVPQRVLL, from the coding sequence ATGACCTCCGATCCGATCGTCGCACCGCCGGCGGAAGCCGGACCGACGGTGCGCGCACTCCCGCGGCACGGCGAGGAGCACCGACCCGAGACCATGCCCGACGACCCGATCCGCGGCGGGCGCCTGCCCCGGATCCCACGCGTCGTGTTCGATCACGACGTCGCGATCGTCGGACTGGGCTACGTCGGCCTGCCCACCTCGCTCACCTTCCACGCCAACGGGGCCCGGGTGCTCGGCATCGACTCCGACGGGCGACGACTCGAGCAGATCCGTGCGGGGGCTGCGGACCTGCTCGAGTTCGATCGCCTCCGGCTCGCGACCGCGCTCCGCGACGACGCCGGATTCGCGATCACCGACGACGCCGCCCGCCTGTCCGGCGCCGCAGCCGTCGTGGTCTGCGTACCCACGCCCATCGACGAGCACCTCACCCCCGACCTCGCCATCCTCCGTGCCGCGTGCGGAACGGTGGTCGAGCACGCGGTGGCCGGCCAGTTGATCGTGCTGACCTCGACCACCTATGCGGGGTGCACGCACGACTTCCTGGTCGAACCGCTCGCCCGCCGCGGCCTCATCGCCGGAACGGACGTCCACGTCGCGTTCAGCCCGGAGCGGATCGATCCCGGCAACGCCGGATTCGAGCACGAGGACGTGCCGCGCGTCGTCGGCGGCGCGACGCCGGCCTGTCGCGAGGCGGCGCGCGCACTGCTCAGTCGTTCCACCCGATCCGTCCATCCCGTCGAGTCGCTCGAGGCGGCCGAGATGACCAAGCTCCTCGAGAACACCTTCCGCGCGGTGAACATCGCCCTGGCCAACGAGTTCGCCGAAGCGTGCGCGGCGCTCGGCGTCTCGGTGACCGAGGTGGTCGACGCGGCGGCGACCAAGCCGTACGGATTCATGCCGTTCTATCCCGGACCCGGAGTCGGCGGCCACTGCATCCCATGCGACCCGCACTACCTGCTCTGGCAGTTCCGGAAGTCGCACCTCATGCTCCCGCTCATCGAACAGGCGATGTCGGAGATCGCGGTCCGACCTCGACGGGTCGCCGAACGCGCCCGGGAGGTCCTGGCCGACGTGGGCCGTCCGCTCGCCGGTGCCAGGGTCCTGGTGGTCGGGATCTCGTACAAGCCGGACGTCGGCGACCTCCGCGAATCACCCGCCCTCGAGATCATGGACCGGCTCCGGGCGGCGGGAGCGGATGTCGGATACAGCGACCCGTTCTTCGCCAGCGTGCGGTTGCGCGACGGCAGCGTCCTCGAGCACGTCGCCGATGGCGCGGCCTTCGAAGCCGACCTGGCGATCCTGCACACCACGCACAGCGGCGTCGACCGGTCATGGCTCGCCGCCGTACCCCGGGTCCTCGACACGACCTACCGGTCGGTCGACGTTCCGCAGCGCGTCCTGCTCTGA
- a CDS encoding MGMT family protein: protein MPRAEGFAEAVLAVVADIPPGCVATYGDVAALLGSRGARMVGQVMARSGAEVPWWRVVRASGLPPAGHAERALIEYEREGTPLRPSTDDGGYRIDLAACRWRP from the coding sequence ATGCCTCGAGCCGAAGGGTTCGCCGAGGCCGTCCTCGCCGTGGTCGCGGACATCCCGCCCGGATGCGTCGCGACCTACGGAGACGTCGCGGCCCTCCTCGGGTCGCGCGGCGCGCGCATGGTCGGGCAGGTCATGGCCCGGTCCGGGGCCGAGGTGCCGTGGTGGCGGGTCGTCCGCGCGAGCGGGCTGCCCCCGGCCGGCCACGCCGAACGCGCGCTGATCGAGTACGAGCGCGAGGGCACTCCCCTGCGCCCGTCGACGGACGACGGCGGCTACCGGATCGACCTGGCCGCCTGCCGCTGGCGTCCCTAG
- a CDS encoding GDP-mannose 4,6-dehydratase produces MRSAITGGAGFIGSHLAEHLLSLGDEVVVLDDFSTGSRGNLAHLEGDRRLRVIHGSVLDRGLVERIVGATDRVYHLAAAVGVKLIVEHPLRSLRTNIHGTENVIHAVFESGSSLLLASTSEIYGKNTSDALSEDADRVLGSPLRSRWTYAAAKGIDESIAHGYVVEHGTRIAIVRLFNTVGPRQTGRYGMVVPNLVHQALRGEPLTVFGDGRQTRCFSYVGDVVPAMVRLAESPAAVGRAVNLGGAAEVSILDLATRIVELLESPSEIRLVPYEIAYAPGYEDMRRRVPDNSLARELVGFEPSTTLDEIILRVAASALRHGTADQTMALAVPGPDLLEPVSSAAIGAA; encoded by the coding sequence ATGCGATCAGCGATCACCGGCGGCGCCGGTTTCATCGGAAGCCACCTGGCCGAGCACCTGCTCTCGCTCGGCGACGAGGTCGTCGTCCTCGACGACTTCTCGACCGGGTCCCGCGGGAACCTCGCCCACCTCGAGGGCGATCGGCGCCTGCGGGTCATCCACGGGTCGGTGCTCGATCGAGGCCTCGTCGAGCGGATCGTCGGCGCGACCGACCGGGTGTACCACCTCGCCGCCGCGGTCGGCGTGAAGCTCATCGTCGAGCATCCGCTGCGCAGCCTGCGAACCAACATCCACGGCACCGAGAACGTCATCCACGCGGTGTTCGAGTCCGGCTCGTCGCTGCTGCTGGCGTCCACGAGCGAGATCTACGGCAAGAACACCTCCGACGCGCTCTCCGAGGACGCCGACCGGGTGCTCGGCTCCCCGTTGCGCTCCCGATGGACCTACGCCGCCGCGAAGGGCATCGACGAATCCATCGCCCACGGATACGTCGTCGAGCACGGGACCCGCATCGCGATCGTGCGACTGTTCAACACCGTCGGCCCCCGGCAGACCGGCAGGTACGGGATGGTGGTGCCGAACCTGGTGCACCAGGCACTCCGGGGAGAGCCGCTGACGGTCTTCGGCGACGGCCGCCAGACCCGGTGCTTCTCCTACGTCGGCGACGTCGTGCCGGCCATGGTCCGACTCGCCGAGAGCCCGGCAGCCGTGGGCCGCGCGGTGAACCTCGGCGGCGCGGCCGAGGTGTCGATCCTGGACCTCGCGACGCGCATCGTCGAATTGCTCGAGAGCCCGAGCGAGATCCGGCTCGTGCCGTACGAGATCGCCTACGCACCGGGGTACGAGGACATGCGACGCCGCGTGCCCGACAACTCGCTCGCCCGCGAACTCGTCGGGTTCGAGCCGTCCACGACGCTCGACGAGATCATCCTCCGGGTCGCGGCGAGCGCGCTCCGGCACGGCACCGCGGACCAGACCATGGCCTTGGCCGTCCCCGGGCCGGACCTGCTCGAACCCGTGTCGAGCGCGGCGATCGGGGCGGCCTGA
- a CDS encoding cell wall-binding repeat-containing protein, whose product MNAPDRPLRAGRRPSRVAAIVLGAALAVSAVAAAPPAQALEGAPTVVSITFDDSNENQMTAASILEASGLHATFYTLSGFIGQPGHQSLAQLQQLAAAGHEIGSHTVTHPDMATLSENEAMNQACQSRATLSAWGFQVTSFAYPFASMSPTAKEAVEACGYNSARNLGDIETRFGCTGCGFAEAIPPGDPFELRVPDMVDATWTLADLQASVTNAESTTGGWVGLTFHHVCDDCDVEGLEVTPGLFTQFTQWLAARSTTHNTTVRTVHEVVGGAVKPVVGSTLPPAPGPGVNGVANPGLEEVGDDGVPRCFMRAGFGTNSPTFSTVSPGRTGLVAERLQMAGYVDGDAKAILTMDFGSCAPTVTPGHRYSLRAWYTSSAVTQFAVYLRNAVGGWEYWTSSPWFAAVPGYTQAVWDSDPIPAGYTGISFGLNLFSNGELVTDDYALYDLEGAPGITLPGIPVVTGTPVVGGTLSAAPGTWMPVPAAFSYEWLRNGVAIAGATAQTYTPVAADQGATVAVRITGTPAGHTTATATSSGVVVGVGVVGSGQPTIAGILRAGATLNASPGAWTPAGVVHAHRWLRDGVAIAGAVSPTYRLVNADRGHRISVEVTGSLTGYSPVTRTSAQTAPIQPRLLSVSRIAGPDRFATAVEIAKAYAPGVARVYVANGLNFPDALSAAPAAAHFESPMLLTLPWALPDVVRAEIARLDPAEIIVVGGTGSVSQSVADALDAIAPVTRIAGPDRYATSRLIADEAFGDTGASTVFLATGANFPDALAAAPAASRANGPTVLVPSGAPALDAATRALLVDLGATTVKIAGGPASVSIATAASADGIPGVAVTRLAGPDRYATASAIVLDSFGAAPTSYLATGSNFPDALVGAALAGWKDAPIHLTPGECLAPTAATGLEHLESDALVLFGGEASLGADVAALRVCG is encoded by the coding sequence ATGAACGCCCCCGATCGACCGCTCCGAGCCGGCCGCCGGCCGAGCCGGGTCGCGGCCATCGTCCTCGGAGCCGCGCTCGCGGTGTCCGCCGTCGCGGCCGCACCACCGGCCCAGGCGCTCGAGGGAGCGCCGACCGTCGTGAGTATCACGTTCGACGACTCGAACGAGAACCAGATGACCGCTGCCTCGATCCTCGAGGCCAGCGGCCTGCACGCCACGTTCTACACCCTCAGCGGGTTCATCGGCCAACCCGGCCACCAGAGCCTCGCCCAACTGCAGCAGCTCGCCGCCGCGGGGCACGAGATCGGCTCCCACACCGTGACGCACCCGGACATGGCGACCCTCAGCGAGAACGAGGCGATGAACCAGGCCTGTCAGAGTCGGGCGACGCTTTCGGCGTGGGGCTTCCAGGTGACGAGCTTCGCGTACCCCTTCGCCTCGATGAGCCCGACGGCGAAGGAGGCGGTCGAGGCGTGCGGGTACAACAGTGCGCGGAACCTCGGTGACATCGAGACGCGATTCGGCTGCACCGGCTGCGGATTCGCGGAGGCGATCCCGCCCGGCGACCCGTTCGAGTTGCGGGTTCCCGACATGGTCGACGCGACCTGGACCCTCGCCGACCTCCAGGCCAGCGTGACGAACGCCGAGTCCACCACCGGCGGATGGGTCGGGCTCACGTTCCACCACGTGTGCGACGACTGCGACGTCGAGGGGTTGGAGGTCACGCCGGGGCTGTTCACCCAGTTCACGCAGTGGCTGGCGGCGCGGTCGACGACGCACAACACGACCGTCAGGACCGTGCACGAGGTCGTCGGCGGTGCCGTGAAGCCGGTGGTGGGCTCGACCCTGCCCCCGGCGCCCGGGCCCGGAGTGAACGGGGTCGCGAACCCGGGCCTCGAGGAGGTCGGGGACGACGGAGTGCCGCGCTGCTTCATGCGCGCGGGGTTCGGCACGAACAGCCCGACCTTCTCCACGGTGTCGCCCGGGCGCACCGGACTCGTCGCGGAGCGGCTGCAGATGGCCGGGTACGTCGACGGCGATGCGAAGGCGATCCTCACGATGGACTTCGGATCCTGTGCGCCGACCGTGACGCCCGGCCATCGGTACTCGCTGCGCGCCTGGTACACGTCGAGCGCCGTCACGCAGTTCGCGGTCTACCTGCGCAATGCGGTCGGCGGCTGGGAGTACTGGACCTCCAGTCCGTGGTTCGCGGCCGTGCCCGGGTACACGCAGGCCGTCTGGGACTCCGATCCGATCCCTGCCGGATACACCGGCATCAGCTTCGGGCTCAACCTGTTCTCGAACGGGGAGCTGGTGACCGACGACTACGCCCTCTACGACCTCGAGGGCGCACCCGGCATCACGCTGCCGGGCATCCCGGTCGTCACCGGGACGCCCGTGGTCGGCGGGACGCTCAGCGCGGCCCCCGGAACGTGGATGCCCGTGCCCGCCGCCTTCTCGTACGAATGGCTCCGCAACGGCGTAGCGATCGCCGGCGCCACGGCGCAGACCTACACGCCCGTCGCGGCCGACCAGGGAGCGACGGTCGCGGTCCGGATCACCGGCACGCCTGCCGGTCACACGACGGCGACGGCGACCTCGTCCGGTGTGGTGGTCGGCGTCGGGGTGGTCGGGTCCGGGCAGCCGACGATCGCGGGGATCCTGCGGGCCGGAGCGACGCTGAACGCGAGTCCGGGAGCGTGGACACCCGCCGGCGTGGTCCACGCCCATCGATGGCTCCGCGACGGCGTGGCGATCGCGGGGGCCGTCTCGCCGACGTACCGGCTGGTCAATGCCGACCGTGGCCACCGGATATCCGTCGAGGTCACCGGCTCGCTCACGGGGTACTCGCCCGTGACGCGCACCTCGGCCCAGACCGCCCCGATCCAGCCGCGGCTGCTCTCGGTGAGCCGTATCGCAGGGCCCGATCGGTTCGCGACGGCCGTCGAGATCGCGAAGGCCTACGCGCCCGGCGTCGCCCGCGTGTACGTCGCGAACGGATTGAACTTCCCCGACGCGTTGAGCGCAGCGCCGGCCGCAGCGCACTTCGAGTCCCCCATGCTGCTGACCCTGCCCTGGGCGCTGCCCGACGTCGTGCGCGCGGAGATCGCACGCCTCGACCCGGCCGAGATCATCGTGGTCGGCGGCACCGGCTCGGTGTCCCAGTCGGTCGCCGACGCACTGGATGCGATCGCTCCCGTCACGAGGATCGCCGGCCCCGACCGCTACGCGACCTCGCGCCTCATCGCGGACGAGGCGTTCGGCGACACGGGGGCGTCCACGGTGTTCCTGGCGACCGGCGCGAACTTCCCCGATGCGCTCGCCGCCGCCCCCGCGGCGAGTCGGGCGAACGGGCCGACCGTGCTCGTCCCGAGCGGGGCGCCGGCGCTCGACGCAGCCACCCGCGCCCTCCTCGTCGACCTCGGCGCCACGACGGTGAAGATCGCCGGCGGGCCCGCGTCCGTCTCGATCGCGACGGCCGCGTCGGCCGATGGGATTCCGGGGGTCGCCGTCACCCGACTCGCCGGGCCCGATCGGTACGCGACCGCTTCGGCGATCGTCCTCGATTCGTTCGGCGCGGCGCCGACGTCCTACCTCGCGACCGGCTCCAACTTCCCCGACGCACTCGTCGGCGCGGCGCTCGCCGGCTGGAAGGATGCTCCGATCCACCTCACGCCGGGCGAATGCCTCGCGCCGACGGCCGCAACCGGCTTGGAGCACCTCGAGAGCGATGCGCTGGTCCTGTTCGGCGGAGAGGCCTCACTCGGCGCCGACGTCGCCGCGCTGCGTGTGTGCGGGTGA